The genomic window CACTTCGACACCCGAACCAGCCTTGATCATGGCCACCTTGTCTTCCGGCACCGCAAACACCACATCGCGCGGTCCGTCCTGCGCAATACGCAGCACCGGCGTGCCGGCTGCCACCACCTGGCCTGGCTCGGCTTCGACCGCTGTGATCACGCCAGAGCTATCGGCCACCAAGGTCGTATAGGCAGCTTGGTTGCCCTGCCCCCTGGACTGGGCCTGGGCCTGGTCCAGTTGCGCCTGGGCGGCCTTGAGCGCGGCATCGCGGCGCTCAAGCTCGGCACCGCTGATGAAATTCTGGTCGCGCAGTTCCTTGAAACGTTTGAAATCGGCAGCGGCAAGGTCGCGGTTGGTCAATGCAGCCGCTACTTGGGCCTGGCCCGCTTGGGCGGCCAACTGGTAGTCCTGCGGGTCCAACTGCGCGAGCACATCACCCGCCTTGACCCGCTGACCCAACTCGGCCTGGCGGCGCACCATCTTGCCCGCGACACGGAAGCCCAGCCGGGATTCGACACGCGCCCGCACCTCGCCCGCAAATTCGGCACCGGAGCGCATGTTGTCGACACCAACTGTCAGCACCTTGACCGAACGTATCGGTGCTTCGGGTGGGGCGGGCTTGGAGCAGGCACTGAGCAAGAACGTGGCGGCGACAAGCGCCAACGCGGTGGGAATGAGTTTGGAAGGCATGGCGGGACCGTTTAAAAGGTTGAAGACAGCAAAATTTCGTTTAATGACCAGATGGTTAGTAATTTAGTCTAAACGAGAATGCCTGTCAACCAGAATGCCGACATTTCTGTGCGCCCGGGCGCTGTGGGCGTCGACATGCACCGCCCGGCCCCCAACCAAACCGCTACAGTGTTTATAGCGACTCAGTTATATCCGACGGGGGCTAGAGGGTTATTTACTCCAAATACCTCCGGGGTGGGGCTTAATCGTAGGCAATGACCGCTTTGCCCTGGTCCGCCTGCGCCCGCCAGCCGGCCAAGGCCGCGTCGCTAGGGTAAAACCGCGCGTTTTCGCCCAATTGCAGTTCTGCCGTGGCGCCGTTGCACAACGCGTCGCCCGCTGCCTCCGCGGCGCCCTGCTCCGCGCCGGCTATGACGCGCTGCACCGCCAGCCGCACGGCCAGGCCGCGCACCAGCTCACCCTGCTCCGTCTGTTCACGCTTGGCCGGGAACTCGCGCACCAAACGCGCCACATCCGGCCCTTGTGCACTGCCCGCCGCATTCACCGCCACCCGCAGGTACTTGCCAAAGCGGCAGCGCGCCTGCTCCAGGTCCCACACCTGCGTGATCGTGAGTTGTTTGCCGCCCGAGAAGCGGTCATCGCGCACCTTGCCCATGACGATGATGAGTTCGTCGTCCTTGAACAGGTGTTTGTTGGCGGCGATCAGCTCCTCTTCGGCCCGCGCGTCGATCATCGCGGACTTGTCGTCCAGTTTGAACAGCGCCAGTTTGCCGCGCTGGCCATTGATGACACGAAAGTCGGTGACGATGCCGGCCAGCAACTGCGGCTCGCGGGTGTCGATCAGCTCTTCGATCGGGCGCTTGGCAAAACGGCGCACCTCCAGCGTGACCTCGTCAAACAAGTGTCCAGACAGGTAAAAGCCGATGGCCGTTTTCTCGTAGGTCAGCCGTTCTTTGATACCCCAGGGCATCACATCCACCAGTTCGGGCTCTTGGGTGCTGGAGCCATGGTCGTCTTCACCGCCCATGTCGAACAGGCCGTGCTGGTTGGCGTTGGCCGCACTGGCCGCCGCAAAGTCAAAGGCCCGGTCTATGGATGCGGATAGCGCTGCTCGGTTCAGCTGCAAGGTGTCAAACGCGCCAGCCTTGATCAGCGCATCCACACAGCGTTTGTTCAGGCGGCTGCGGTCGACCCTGCGCGCAAAGTCGAACAGGCTGGTGAAGGGGCCGGCCTCCCCGGTTGGCCCCTTGCCTTCGCGCGCCGCCACGATGGCTTCGATCGCCTGCTGGCCCGTGCCCTTGATGGCGCCCAGGCCGTAGCGAATTTCCTTGTTGGAGATGGGCTCAAAACGGTGACGGCCGCGGTTGATGTTGGGTGGCTCAAAACTCAGGCCCATCTTCTCGGCGTCTTCAAACAGCACCTTCAACTTGTCGGTGTCGTCCATTTCCACCGTCATATTGGCGCAGAAGAACTCGGCCGTGTAGTGGACCTTGATCCAGCCCGTGTGGTATGCCAACAGCGAGTAGGCGGCGGCGTGTGACTTGTTGAAGCCATAACCCGCAAACTTCTCCATCAGGTCAAACACCTCGTCGGCTTTTTCCTGCGGGATGCCGTGGGTCTTGAGCGCACCGGCACGGAAGATGTCACGGTGCTGGTCCATCTCCTCTTTTTTCTTCTTGCCCATGGCCCGGCGCAGCAAATCCGCGCCGCCCAGCGAGTATCCACCCAGGATCTGCGCGGTCTGCATCACCTGCTCCTGGTAGACCATGATGCCGTAGGTTTCACTCAGCATCTCGGCCACGGCCGGGTGCGGGTACTCCACCACCTCGCGCCCGTGTTTGCGGGCCACAAAGCTGGGGATCAGGTCCATGGGACCGGGGCGGTACAGCGCATTCAGTGCAATCAAATCCTCCAGGCGGGAGGGTTTGGCGTCTTTCAGCATGCGCTGCATGCCGGTACTTTCAAACTGGAACACGGCTTCGGTTTTACCGTCGGAAAACAGCTTGTAGACCTTGGCGTCGTCCAGCGGCAGGTTTTCGTAGGCAAATTTCTCTTGGCCCGGATGGCGCTGCATGATGAACTCGCGCGCGATCTCCAGAATGGTCAGCGTGGCCAGACCCAAGAAGTCGAACTTGACCAGGCCAATGGCCTCCACATCGTCCTTGTCGTACTGGCTGACGGCCGACTCGCTGCCAGGCTGCTGGTACAGCGGGCAAAAGTCGGTGAGCTTGCCCGGCGCAATCAACACGCCGCCGGCGTGCATGCCGATATTGCGTGTCATGCCCTCCAGTTTGCGCGCCATTTCCAGCAGGGTCCTGACGTCTTCCTCGTTGGCCTCGCGTTCGGCCAAGATGGGTTCGGCCTCACTCGCGTAGACGTATTTGTCGTTCTTCTTGCCGTCGGTAGGCGGCAGCTGCAGCGTGACGTTGGTGCCCGGCTTGTTGGGGATCAGCTTGCTGATGCCATCACAAAAGGTGTAGCTCATGTCCAGCACACGGCCGACATCGCGGATCACTCCGCGTGCGGCCATGGTGCCGAAGGTGGCGATCTGGCTCACCGCGTCCTTGCCGTATTTGTCTTTGACGTAGTCGATGACCAGGTTGCGGTTGGTCTGGCAGAAGTCGATGTCAAAGTCGGGCATGGAAACCCGCTCGGGGTTCAGGAATCGTTCGAACAGCAGCTTGTAACGAATCGGATCCAGGTCGGTGATCTTGAGCGCATAGGCCACCAGCGAACCGGCGCCCGAGCCGCGCCCTGGGCCTACCGGGCAGCCGTTGTTCTTGGCCCAGTTGATGAAGTCCCCCACGATCAGAAAGTAGCCCGGGAAACCCATCTTCAGGATGGTGTTCAGCTCAAACTCCAGCCGCGCCACATACTCGGGCATTTGTTTGTCGCGTTCGGCCGCATCGGGGTACAGATGCGCCATGCGCTCCTTCAAGCCTTCGTGGGACGCGTAGCGGAAGTACTCTTCCGGCGTCATGCGCTGGCCATTGACCAGGGGCGTTGGAAACTCCGGCAAATAGTTCTTGCCCAACACCAGCGTCAAGCTGCAGCGCTTGGCAATTTCCAGCGTGTTAGCCACGGCCGACGGGATGTCGGAAAACAAGGCTTCCATCTGTTCGGCAGACTTGAAATACTGCTCGCGTGTGTACTTGCGCACCCGTTTGGCATTGCCCAGGATTTCGCCGTCCGCAATACAGACACGGGCCTCGTGGGCCTCAAAGTCGTCCGCCGTGGTGAACTGCACCGGGTGGGTGGCCACCACGGGCAGGCTGATGCGCGCAGCCAGCTGCACGGTGGCAATCACATGGGCCTCGTCGTCCGTGCGACCGGCCCGTTGCAACTCCAGATAAAAGCGGTGCGGGAACAAGCCGCCCAACTGCAAGGCCACTTCGCGCGCACGGGCTTCGTCACCCTGCACCAGTGCCTGCCCGACCGGCCCAGCCTGCGCACCCGACAGGGCGATCAGGCCTTCGTTCAATTCCTGCAACCACGCCAGCTTGATGACGGCCTGGTTTTTGACAATGTTCTTGGTGTAGCCACGCGCCAGCAGCTCTGACAGGTTCAGATAACCCTGCTTGTTTTGCACCAGCAGCACCATGCGTGACAGGGCCGTGGTGTCGCCACCCAGGCCCTCCAGGAATATCTCCACACCAATGATGGGTTTAGTGCCTTTGGCCCGTGCTTGCTTGTAGAACTTGATCGCGCCAAACAGGTTGCTCAGGTCGGTAATGGCCAAGGCGGGCTGGCCATCGGCCACCGCCGAGGCCACCACGTCATCGATTCGGTTGGTTCCGTCCACGACGGAAAATTCGGTGTGCAGGCGCAGGTGTACAAACATCCGGGGATTGTAGGTTTGAAACCGCAAACAGCGGGTCTAAGCAACCGCTATTCGCCCCTTGTACTCCTTTGCATTTACCTATTGTTCCGGCACAGCCAGGAGCATCGCTATGCACACCCCCACACCCACCCAGTACGAGCTGCGTTTCCAGTCCCTGTTCCACAGCGGGCGCGGCTTTTCATTCCCCTGCGATAGCGAAGGGCATGTGGACTTGGACGGCTTGGGTGACAGTGTGCGCGAGAGCTACCTGTATGCCCGCGCCGTGGTCGGCCGCGAACTGGCCGCGCCCGCCATCCTGCCGTGCACGCTGCACTAGGTTAGTGCCGCGCCCACTGGGTCAATCAGGCCGTCGCGCCAGCGGCCTTGGCAGCCAAGGCTGCAATGCGCACACCAAACAAACGACCGGTCTCCAGATCACCTGCATTCATTTCCGCACCACTGGCGTCGCCCGGTGTTTGTGCCATGGGGCCCGCGCTAGAAGCCAGGTAATTGACATCGCTGCGCTGCGAGGCCTTGGTGTTGTTGTAATTCAGGCCTGTGCCCGCCCAAAGGCCGCCGTGCTGCATGGCCAGCGTCATGAAGTAGTGCAGCGTGGAATGTTTGTCGCCATTGACATTGGCGCTGGCCGTGAAGCCGCCAAAAATCTTGTCCTTCCAGCTCTGGGTGTACCAGGGCTTGCTGCTGGCATCCGCAAATTTTTTGAACTGCCAGCTGACACTGCCCATGTAGGTGGGCGAGCCAAAGATGATGGCATCGGCTGCGGCCAGGGACTCCCAGGCGCCAGCCGGCAGGTTGCCGTCTGCGTCAATGGCGATCAGCTCGGCATTCGCGCCCTGCGCCACCGATTGCGCCAGGCGCTGGGTGTGGCCGTAGCCAGAATGGAAAATCACAACTACTTTGGACATCAAAATTCCCTTTGTAAAACCTTGCGGGACAGACCTTTAGCTCTGTCCTCAACTGATTAAATAGGCATCCCGACGGGATGCTCTAAGCGTGTAGGTCGAAAAACAAAACTTCGGCGTCTTTCGCCTGGTCCAGGCTAACCTGGGCTTCGCCTTCCAGCAGCGCTGCATCACCGCCGCTGAGCGACACACCGTTCACCGAAACGGCACCACGCACCACATGCACATAAGCCTTGCGCGTTGGGTCCATGGCCAAAGAGGTCGACTGCGCACCATCGAAGAGGCCGCTGTACAAACGGGCATCGGCATGGATCAACACCGAGCCCTGCGCCCCGTCTGGCGATGCCACCAGGCGCAGCACGCCTTGCTTATCCGCATCACTAAACGCCTTCTGCTCATAACTGGGTGGGATGCCGGTCACATTCGGCTCGATCCAGATTTGCAGAAAATGTGTGGTGTCGTTCGGCGCGTGGTTGAACTCGCTGTGCTGCACACCACGCCCTGCGCTCATGCGCTGCACGTCACCGGGGGGAATGCCTTTGACGTTGCCCATGCTGTCCTTGTGCGCCAGGTTGCCGGACAACACGTAGCTGATGATTTCCATGTCGCGGTGGCCATGGGTGCCAAAGCCAGTGCCGGGGGCGATGCGGTCTTCGTTGATGACGCGCAGATTGCCCCAGCCCATGTGCTCGGGGTCGTAATAACCGGCAAACGAAAAGCTGTGAAACGACTTGAGCCAGCCATGGTCGGCATAACCGCGGTCGGAAGATTTGCGTACGGTCAACATAGTGTTCCCTTAATTTGTTGGGGACAGAGCTTGCGGCTTGGCCGCTGCGGACTGTCCCGCAAGCTTTCAGAAGGATTGAATTTTGCGACCGCCAGGGCCACTTTCCATCCACGCTGATTGATGGCATCATTCAAATTAATTCAATTTAATAGAGCCATTCATGCAAACTGCACGTGATGTGCTCACACCTGACGCCCTGGCCATGTTGCAGGCCATTGCGGAGGCGGGCAGTTTTGCCGCAGCCGCCCGTGCCATGGGCATGGTGCCCAGTGCGCTGACCTACCGGGTGAGACAGATCGAGGACGCGCTGGACGTGCTCCTGTACGACCGCAGCGCGCGCCAGGCCAAACTCACACGTGCGGGTGCCGAACTGCTGCAAGAGGGCGCACGCCTGCTGCTGGAAATCGATGCGGTTGCCAACCGGGTCAAACGCGTGGCCACTGGGTGGGAGTCTCAACTCACCATCGCTGTGGACACCGTCATCTCCCGCGGCACGGTGATGGAGCTGTGTGAGAGTTTCTTCAGCCTGAACCCGCCCACCCGCATCAAGCTGCGCGACGAAGCCCTGACCGGCACGCTGGAGGCCCTCACATCGGGCCAGGCCGATCTGGCGCTGGGTGTGGCCCTGGACGCCGCCAATATGGCCGGCATCCAGAGCAAACCGTTGGGCAGCATGGAGTTTGTCTACGT from Rhodoferax sp. AJA081-3 includes these protein-coding regions:
- a CDS encoding pirin family protein — its product is MLTVRKSSDRGYADHGWLKSFHSFSFAGYYDPEHMGWGNLRVINEDRIAPGTGFGTHGHRDMEIISYVLSGNLAHKDSMGNVKGIPPGDVQRMSAGRGVQHSEFNHAPNDTTHFLQIWIEPNVTGIPPSYEQKAFSDADKQGVLRLVASPDGAQGSVLIHADARLYSGLFDGAQSTSLAMDPTRKAYVHVVRGAVSVNGVSLSGGDAALLEGEAQVSLDQAKDAEVLFFDLHA
- a CDS encoding flavodoxin family protein, with product MSKVVVIFHSGYGHTQRLAQSVAQGANAELIAIDADGNLPAGAWESLAAADAIIFGSPTYMGSVSWQFKKFADASSKPWYTQSWKDKIFGGFTASANVNGDKHSTLHYFMTLAMQHGGLWAGTGLNYNNTKASQRSDVNYLASSAGPMAQTPGDASGAEMNAGDLETGRLFGVRIAALAAKAAGATA
- a CDS encoding LysR substrate-binding domain-containing protein: MQTARDVLTPDALAMLQAIAEAGSFAAAARAMGMVPSALTYRVRQIEDALDVLLYDRSARQAKLTRAGAELLQEGARLLLEIDAVANRVKRVATGWESQLTIAVDTVISRGTVMELCESFFSLNPPTRIKLRDEALTGTLEALTSGQADLALGVALDAANMAGIQSKPLGSMEFVYVVAPHHPLAGAAEPLSDTLIQQHRAVAVADSLQRGAGATFGLLSGQDVFTVGTMHAKLDAQLRGLGGGYLPLCMAGSYIETGRLVIKKTERPQRQVPLSFAWRGATTSTQGRALQWWLQQMESPKTRAALLEQHRGNS
- the dnaE gene encoding DNA polymerase III subunit alpha codes for the protein MFVHLRLHTEFSVVDGTNRIDDVVASAVADGQPALAITDLSNLFGAIKFYKQARAKGTKPIIGVEIFLEGLGGDTTALSRMVLLVQNKQGYLNLSELLARGYTKNIVKNQAVIKLAWLQELNEGLIALSGAQAGPVGQALVQGDEARAREVALQLGGLFPHRFYLELQRAGRTDDEAHVIATVQLAARISLPVVATHPVQFTTADDFEAHEARVCIADGEILGNAKRVRKYTREQYFKSAEQMEALFSDIPSAVANTLEIAKRCSLTLVLGKNYLPEFPTPLVNGQRMTPEEYFRYASHEGLKERMAHLYPDAAERDKQMPEYVARLEFELNTILKMGFPGYFLIVGDFINWAKNNGCPVGPGRGSGAGSLVAYALKITDLDPIRYKLLFERFLNPERVSMPDFDIDFCQTNRNLVIDYVKDKYGKDAVSQIATFGTMAARGVIRDVGRVLDMSYTFCDGISKLIPNKPGTNVTLQLPPTDGKKNDKYVYASEAEPILAEREANEEDVRTLLEMARKLEGMTRNIGMHAGGVLIAPGKLTDFCPLYQQPGSESAVSQYDKDDVEAIGLVKFDFLGLATLTILEIAREFIMQRHPGQEKFAYENLPLDDAKVYKLFSDGKTEAVFQFESTGMQRMLKDAKPSRLEDLIALNALYRPGPMDLIPSFVARKHGREVVEYPHPAVAEMLSETYGIMVYQEQVMQTAQILGGYSLGGADLLRRAMGKKKKEEMDQHRDIFRAGALKTHGIPQEKADEVFDLMEKFAGYGFNKSHAAAYSLLAYHTGWIKVHYTAEFFCANMTVEMDDTDKLKVLFEDAEKMGLSFEPPNINRGRHRFEPISNKEIRYGLGAIKGTGQQAIEAIVAAREGKGPTGEAGPFTSLFDFARRVDRSRLNKRCVDALIKAGAFDTLQLNRAALSASIDRAFDFAAASAANANQHGLFDMGGEDDHGSSTQEPELVDVMPWGIKERLTYEKTAIGFYLSGHLFDEVTLEVRRFAKRPIEELIDTREPQLLAGIVTDFRVINGQRGKLALFKLDDKSAMIDARAEEELIAANKHLFKDDELIIVMGKVRDDRFSGGKQLTITQVWDLEQARCRFGKYLRVAVNAAGSAQGPDVARLVREFPAKREQTEQGELVRGLAVRLAVQRVIAGAEQGAAEAAGDALCNGATAELQLGENARFYPSDAALAGWRAQADQGKAVIAYD
- a CDS encoding efflux RND transporter periplasmic adaptor subunit, translated to MPSKLIPTALALVAATFLLSACSKPAPPEAPIRSVKVLTVGVDNMRSGAEFAGEVRARVESRLGFRVAGKMVRRQAELGQRVKAGDVLAQLDPQDYQLAAQAGQAQVAAALTNRDLAAADFKRFKELRDQNFISGAELERRDAALKAAQAQLDQAQAQSRGQGNQAAYTTLVADSSGVITAVEAEPGQVVAAGTPVLRIAQDGPRDVVFAVPEDKVAMIKAGSGVEVRAWAGKTSFKGVVREVAASADPITRTFTVKVGLEALDAKDALALGTTVSIIPQAFDRSTVQVIKLPTSALRQDGKTSAVWVLDTNTMTVKLQPVQIATADGNEVVIASGLQPGMQVVSAGVHVLAPGEKVTLYKEKVAAAPVFVASGATEAIAPVATAAPTVAAQASAPSAK